Proteins encoded together in one Mus pahari chromosome 9, PAHARI_EIJ_v1.1, whole genome shotgun sequence window:
- the Amdhd1 gene encoding probable imidazolonepropionase, with product MASGHRLLLENAQQVVLVCARGERFLTGSALRSLAVLEGASVVVGTRFCTFFFALKSRILIQVCSPSTQDTEEPRNHPLVSPLEVGSADLPVTSLSEPCVQLAGATYMDIHQAGGGINFTVEHTRQASEEELFCSFQQRLQCMMRAGTTLVECKSGYGLNLETELKMLRVIERARRELHLSLSATYCGAHSLGAELGAQAVSHLEEVSDEGITAMAAARCSAVLLPTTAYMLRLKQPRARKMLDEGVIVALGSDFNPNAYCFSMPMVMHLACVNMRMSMPEALAAATINAAYALGKSHTHGSLEVGKQGDAIIINASRWEHLIYQFGGHHELIDYVITKGKVIYKK from the exons ATGGCGAGCGGCCACCGCCTCCTGCTGGAGAACGCACAGCAAGTGGTGCTGGTGTGTGCTCGTGGCGAGCGCTTCCTGACCGGGTCTGCGCTGCGCAGCCTGGCGGTGCTGGAGGGTGCCAGCGTGGTGGTGGGCAC AAGATTCTGTACATTCTTTTTCGCCCTAAAATCCCGGATATTGATCCAGGtgtgcagtcccagcactcaagacacAGAAG agccccGTAATCACCCTCTAGTATCACCCCTGGAGGTAGGTTCTGCAGACCTGCCTGTAACCTCCCTGAGTGAGCCTTGCGTTCAGTTGGCAGGGGCTACGTACATGGACATTCACCAGGCTGGAGGAGGGATCAACTTCACGGTGGAGCACACCCGTCAAGCCTCGGAGGAGGAACTGTTCTGCTCCTTCCAGCAGAGGCTGCAGTGCATGATGAGGGCTGGCACCACGCTGGTGGAGTGCAAGAGCGGATATGGCCTCAACCTGGAGACAGAGCTCAAGATGCTGCGCGTCATCGAGCGCGCCCGGCGGGAACTGCACCTCAGCCTCTCTGCCACTTACTGCGGGGCTCACTCA CTTGGGGCCGAACTAGGAGCACAGGCGGTCAGCCACCTGGAGGAAGTCAGTGACGAAGGCATCACTGCCATGGCTGCAGCTCGGTGTTCTGCTGTCCTTCTGCCCACCACGGCCTACATGCTGAG GCTGAAGCAGCCTCGAGCCAGGAAGATGTTAGATGAGGGTGTCATAGTTGCTCTGGGCAGCGATTTCAACCCCAACGCCTACTGCTTTTCCATG CCGATGGTCATGCACCTGGCCTGTGTGAACATGAGAATGTCCATGCCGGAGGCCTTGGCCGCTGCCACCATCAACGCGGCTTATGCGCTGGGAAAATCTCACACCCACGGATCTTTGGAAGTTGGCAAGCAGGGGGACGCCATCATCATCAATGCATCCAG ATGGGAACATTTGATTTACCAGTTTGGAGGCCATCATGAATTAATTGATTATGTTATAACTAAAGGAAAAGTCATCTATAAGAAGTGA